CATGCgcattaaaaatgataaaaaatttAAGGCAAACAGTGGTGTTAGTACATCTAAAGTTGCAGTCTAACATCCAGTgacagttttttattgttgaaacGCATAGGTACGTAAAGAAAAGGATGAAGGTTTTTTATAAGGTGTTCTGTTTGTGGGCAAAATGTCTAATTACTGAGCAACCATGTTAAAAACAGATGGAGACTAGCTCCAATCACATGAACTTATAAGATTCCATATTCAGTTTGTGACTGACCTGTGTGATGGTAGGGGAATGTGTCATTCCCAGTGAGTGTCCACTAAGCTGCTGGTGCTGATGGTGTGGACTGGGCAATCCTCCCAGATGTGCCTGGCTGTGGAGAGGAGGGCTGACCTGGAGAGGAGGAGTAGATGCTGCCGCCATACTGCCGAGGGACAGACCTGCCTGGTGAGGGATGCTGCTCTGTGGCACGGTCCCTCTGGAGGACAGAGCTTGGAGCTGGGGATGGATCTGGGGGTGGGGAGGAGGCAGGTGGGAGGCCAGGCTGGGGCTTGAGGCATGGGAAGGATGTGATGGGTGAGGGTACGGCATGTACATGCCCAGATGCTGgggtggaggaagagggtgaCAGTGGGTGAGTGAGCTGGGGGAAGAGTGCTGGCCTGGGTGACTCTGGTAGACTGGAGTTTTGGGAGTAAACATTGAGgtagaggaggaacaggaagatgaggaggagtgTGGCAGCTTCATTTCAGATGGGTCATTGTAACTCTGGAGaacaatgaaaagaataaaagattaCTCTGCAGATTTGTGCACCAACATGGTTGATCATTTAAGGCATCGATTTATTATTGATACCTTGACTTTacagtctgtgtgtatatataaaataccTGAGAGACCAAGCTGGCTCTGTAGGCAGCCAGTTGTTTCAGATACTCCTTCTTTGCTGTCTCCGTCTTCTTCTTGTACACCTGcaacattatttacattatctGAATTATTACCACATAAATGTTAATCTATTTGCATAACTACTGCACTTAATTATcaaaaaaagacaactgaaattaaataagaaGTAAAAGAAGGTCTAcctgtttctgttcctctccCAGGCCATCCCACATGGAGGCAACAATCTTTGATACCTCCCCAAAGGTAGCATTGGGATTCTGGGCCTTGATATTGGCTTGGGTGTCCCTGAAGAACAAAGCGTAGGCAGACACTGGTTTCACTGGCTCATTGGGGTCTTtccgtttcttcttctttggtgttttgggtttCTTGGAGATGTCCACTGCTGCTGGCCTCTTCTCTGCTCCACTAGTGTGCTAAGAGGGTAAGGAAGGTGGTTGAACAGATTGCAAATTCTTTTATAAGTAGTTTTCCTTTCTGTTATGTCCAATCTGTTATTTTAACAATTCACCTCTTTTCATGTTTGGCTAcgtaaaaaacacaaaccacaactACCATCAATCTGCAGTTGAACTCTTAAACCCTAATTGATGTATGGGACAATAATATGAAACAACTGAAACCATGAAGCACTGCACAGGtacctgtgtgtacatgtgcagtaGCAGTAGGAATAAATCCCTTACAggaagaaaatgatgatgaaatacGGTCCACAGGCTTTTAAATAAGCTTAAACtttatacagttttaaaattACTGTTAGTGGTGTCTGATAGATTTGacctatatttattattaagcaACTTACAATGGTACTGAAAATGTAATCTCCATGTTTGAAAGACACCAGTGAGCTTATGATTACTAAAAGGCAGTGGCTAGTGTAACTGGACTGTATAAGTGAGTACAGTTAATACTGGATAATAACAGGAATTGTTTAGATATGTAGGATTGTGTTGAAAAAGTTTCCTATTTCCCATTCTCCCTGCAGCTACTATTAACTGAATTCTAAGTCATTGTTATATCcataaacaaagcaaataataGACTTGGTAAATATTATTCAGCTGTACAGTATTGGTTTCCTTTCCACAGAATATGAGCAGTTtgctgcagtgtattttttcagtttgaatctAACAATGAGAGCTGATTTCCATCTAGTTAATATGCAGGGAAAATGGGTCTATTATGACacataacattaacataacaaCTCTTTACTGTCTTCATActcacatagaaacacacatataacacagaacagaacacaaagctACAGCTAAGTGAGATATGACTCATAGAAACaggaggtgtgtatgtgtgtgtttgtcttttttaccCTGAGTCCATCGTCATTCTCATCCTCATGTGCTGAACTGGAGGGAGATGGTGTGGCTGATTTACTTCCAGGAGGTGAAGGAGAATTATGGGTAACAGAGTTCCCGCTAAGCCCAAGCTGGGATTGGTGGACAGTGGACAACTGGCTTTGCTGACTCATGCCTGATTGGCTCCTGGGTCCAAGTGCTGCTTCAAttggctgctggctgctggtAAACCGGGAATCAGAGTTCACCATCTGCTGCATCTGTGCAAAGACAACAAGCAACAATGACAATGATTTTTAATGACTTGGGTGAACTGAATTCTACTGAATATACTCCATGTGAAATTAGGATTACATCAATATAACGACTTTCTTTTTAGAAATAATGTTACTTGTACCAACATCCTAGAGCAGAGGGTCAGTAACATAACTATCTAAAAAAATTAGTTTTGTCctggaagaaagaaatgtgcCTGAACCTGCAAAAACTATCATGCAGATACCACAGCCTATTGTTGAAAATAAGCCTATCAACATTATTAATATAGTAAGATACTATACCGCTGCTGTATATAAAAATCTGCACAGCTCCTCTCAATATGGAGAAAAATTTTTTAATTCTTCTATAGTCTAGATAGGTCTGGATAGGTCTGGCTTTTGCAGAAAACTTTTGACAGGTTAATCTACATAGGGACTAACCTCTTTCAGGACGGCCCCTCTGGACCGCTATTAAACTTTCTTATGAAACGGCACCATCAATCTTATCTAGAAATGCACAGAACTATTTGTATGTTCAGTCCCTTTTAGCTGATGAAGTGTTAAACCACTTTTATTCACATCCATATTTTTTTTGACCAAGCCAGGCAACTAGGGAGGGGCTAAAGGGTCACTGTGGGTTGTCGATCCTGGCCTATGTTGTCACTTATTGTTTAGTTATTACAGAGGCTCTGATAAGTCCACAGTGTTTTCCTGTCTatcaacaaacagcaaacaaattCCGTTAAAGTGCATAACAAAGATTACAAACAAATTGTATATGTAAAATAACTGACTTGTCTGGGCTGTGACATTGAGTCTGCCTTGACAGGGTTTGTAAGTGTACAGCCATTCAGGATTCACTAATAATGAAATCTGATTGTAACCGTGGCAACTGGCAATACAGGTTAGAGAGAAGACAGGATCAGTAGCATTCAAAATATCAATTCCTAGTCATGTTTAAATCCATCAATAGAGATTTGAGACTCTATTTGCTACACTGCATGAAGAGAAGTTATGGTGTCAACAGGTATAAGCTCTGCTTTATTCTCTTGTGCATGCAGGTCAATAAAGAGGCAGTGAAGGGTATACAGCGttgaattaatcaattaaaaaaggTGATGTTATTGatgtaaattttttttaaatctatgttaataagaaaacagtttcttctgttCCATGAAGcaaaaagacaataaatcaCCTATTTGGGGAGTTCTTAGCAGTTTTGGACAAATAGAAGAATGTTATTTGAGACATATTTTGTTGTGTGAGCCCTGTCTGTTAACTAAGGTGTTGTGAAGTTCGGTCTCACAGTGAATCATCATCAGTGATATTATGTCCATTTCTTAGGAAAACAAAAGTTATTATTGCAACACCCTCATCACCCTCAACATAAGAACTTTGACAACAACCATGTACGGATGGGACTCAAgttaatggtgtgtgtgtgtatgcatgctcAAAGTTTCCTCTCAGTAAGCATCGAATAATAAAGGATGTGGTCTGGTGTGTTTTGCCCCTCTTGGGAACATATTACCTGAACTCGATTACTGGCAGCATGAGCAGAATAGTGCCTGTGGTATTTAGATGGAACACAGAGCGACATTTCGCTAACATGGGAAGAGGTTACAGACTGACGTATGTGCTGgtagaaatgctgaaaaaaataactgtgGTTTGGCATTGGTCGGGactaaacaatgaaaatgttcttgTAATGAAAATCTTGTAAATCTTGTAATCCTCTAGAAGGCCTTTACCTGCTTGCATGTTTAACACAAATGAGCTTAAAAATTACTTATTTGAAGACCTGAGCACTAAGGTGTGGTATTAAATCTCTGTGGgtggaaaacatttaaaaatgtatttaaaaaaaaaaatatatatatatatatatatatatacacatacatacatatatatatatatatacatatatatacacatacacatatatatatatatatatacatatatatacacatacacatatatatatatatatatatacacacacatacatacatatatatatatacacacacatacatacatatatatatatacacacacatacatacatacatacatatatatatatatatatatatatatatatatatatatatatatatatacacatatatatatatatatatatatatacacatatatatatatatatatatatatacacacacacacacacacacacacaaatatatacgtatacatatacatatactagTATATATACTATTCACTTTACTTTATATACTATACTTTATTGTAAATCATTTAGTTTTGGACCTTGAGATACAAGTGGAGATAAAAAATTACATGACACTGCACATAACTGCATGTGTTTTAGGATTTAATGGGATGGCtcaggatgatgatgattaactcaaaaataataataattcaaattaaaactcaAGGGAAAATGCATAGGAGGacatttaataaacacagaggaggtATTTTGGGGTTATATACAGGGGTTTGGGAAGTAGCGTCACTACTATTTACAGGAATACAAGATCACAAGGTTACACAGCACTGTGTCGGGGCCGAACCTACATTTTCACAAGTCAAACAAACTCTCGAATGCATTCAcaatagaaaaaacacaaatcgGATTTTCCTTCTTGGGGTCAGAAAAAAATTTGAATGGCCTAAGAGGATAAGAGAGGGGGAACCCCTGATGGTTAAGTCATGACTCATGTTATGAAAGGGGAAAGAGTAATGATGTGAGCTTAATCATACTTAACAGTTCACAGCTTCACACAGGTGTGGTTAATTATGGGATTTCAATATGaaattacagcaacaaaatTCGGAATAGTTTCTTTATTAGccatagtttgttttttgttttttcttgtcaaTATTAGATAACACATTCAAACCACTTAAATTCCACTAGAATTATGAAAAAACATGCACTTTTTTGCCAATAGACATTTAccataatttaatttacagtaatgtatttatgtatgtataagTATGTggttaatatgttttttaaatattactgtactgtgtaaacattttaatcatttttggcTTGTTATTCTCAAAATGAGCTAAATAAAGAATTACATCTGGATCGTctaatatatacaatatatttgtttgtttttattccttgtacagtattatattacaatataataatattgtaatataatattacaATTTATTTGATTCCAACTGTGACAACTGATATTGGCTCCAGCAACCTTGCAACTCCTAACAGTAAAAGCGGTTAAGATAATAGGCATTTATggatattttaaatattgataaTCAAAGTTTTTAATGTTGGAATTTGTGACTTAGGTAGAGAGTTGAGTACTTTTATTGGGTGTGACTAATCTGACAGAGATATGGCTTTAAAAAGAGATGTCAGTGTCCGTGCTAATGCCCATATAACCATATTGTATagatgtaatttaaattaaaaaaaaggttataaaaatatatacaaataaaatatagaaataaagaaaactgagaTGAGAATCTCTACGTTACATATGAGGTATGTCAAGGTGCTCACAATTCTCCCAATTGTAAAAAGGTTTTAGTTGCAGCACCTAATCAAGAATAAGGCTTTGGATGAACATTTGTGTGATTAAGGTGTCACAGATGCTCATCACCAAGCTTATCAAACAGTTGAGTGGATATTTCTGTACATAGGATGGAGATTTCCACTCTTCTTCTTGGTAAGTGGGCCTATCATTTAACCTTGTGTCATCTGTCCCAGAAAAAATACTGGTACTTcatcaacattaacaaaaatGTCCTGTGAGTTATGGAGCACATTTTGACCAAAGTGCTAGGCAGAAAGAaattcttaaaattaaaaattgcTCACTGATTTCAAATACTGTAAAGGTGCCCTAGAAGAGACTAGATTTGTACCATGTTTGGTGTAAACATGGTACAAATGTTTTAGCTAAACCACTAATACTCTAACAGTTAATATCTTCATAGTGCACAACAGTTCTTCAATTGAATCTTAGATTTTTCTGATGACAATTTTCGCATTTGTGTATTGAGTAGTTCATCCATAACATGCAGATGTAAATCCTCTTGAAAATATTCTTGCATTTGTCTCAAACAAACCTATTTATGCTGCTGATGGAAAATTAACCATAGCACGGCATAATTAGATTAAAACTTTCCATCAGTATTACATGACAGTACCTGTATCAGTATTTgacaagcaaaagaaaaactaactCATGATGCAATTGGATGTAGATGTTGAGGATTTTAAGCCTGAACCCAGTCAGAACAAATCACTAGCAGAAACATTACTTATCAtaacacaggcaaaaacagGGATCCACATCTCAGTGTTAACTGTCACTGACTAACCTGATACAGTTACcttagacacatacacagacttGAATTTTTATGGCCCTCCACCCTTCCCATTTAGGCTGAACCAGACATGGTTGCTAAGCAACCATAATTCATGGATTGGCAGTAAATGTATGTTATTATGAGAATATAAAAGTGAacaggagagaggggaaaaggTAGGGCTGAGGACAGGCaaagatggaaaataaagaCCTTCCCTTCAGGTCACAAAACCATTAGCTTTACACTCACAGTTAACAAAAGGGCACAATTAAAGGAAAACTATTTATCGTTTAACTAAAAGTGTTTGAAAACTATCTACTTAAAGGTTTTTTAGGGTTATTCTAATTAAAAGAAAGGCTGAGAGCTTACCCTGTGGtttcaaaatgacatttgatATTACAGCAGACAGATTTAATATGGAGATGGAGACAACAGACACATCAGTGAGAGTGGGAGGGAAGAAAGTTTCATTCTTAATAAAACGGGAGAAATCTTTATTACAGATACTGACACATACTAACACCCCTGTCTCCCCACTGAATAGCAGGTTTCTATGACAGTTGAAGAATCTGCAAGTCTCAGGTCTAGCTTTCATTTCTTTACTGTACGACACAGTCAAGCACATCTGAATGTTCACAACTAAAAGCAAGATTTTCACTTTACTGTGAAATGGAGACTTAAAATACGAAACAAATGTCACATTGACTAGCTGCAGTGATTGGCTTTCAAATAACACTGCCCGTGGCAATCTTCTGCCTCACACAGTTttactgaataaaatatgaaagagAACAGTTAAAATATATCCACTAGCTGTTTATTCAAATTTTAAGAATCACGGACTATTTTCTGCTAGTTCAGTAAAGTCAAAGTGATTGTCAACAGCGGCTGTTTAaagtgtgctgtttttattcatcacaCCATTCCAAACCTTTACAAAGCAGTCGTAAGCCACTCCTATGACAAGTACGTCTCTGCTGT
The window above is part of the Anabas testudineus chromosome 17, fAnaTes1.2, whole genome shotgun sequence genome. Proteins encoded here:
- the tox gene encoding thymocyte selection-associated high mobility group box protein TOX, translated to MDVTVYPPPPQPLAASDHTRLGQLSYPDPAFGTNKLEGDTMFLGMAEAGLDFASTNQFRVPQSSHSLSKVTQPNPPSQHWRRDTHMADTHRLPWSYSVGGLGDDDFNIPPITPPTLPDHMLPSHLPHNSQSGQYNPLDPSPSSARHHPYQLQGMDLPGMPGSQDGNAMLNQDGGAFSPDSSPMTSTISVMQQMVNSDSRFTSSQQPIEAALGPRSQSGMSQQSQLSTVHQSQLGLSGNSVTHNSPSPPGSKSATPSPSSSAHEDENDDGLRHTSGAEKRPAAVDISKKPKTPKKKKRKDPNEPVKPVSAYALFFRDTQANIKAQNPNATFGEVSKIVASMWDGLGEEQKQVYKKKTETAKKEYLKQLAAYRASLVSQSYNDPSEMKLPHSSSSSCSSSTSMFTPKTPVYQSHPGQHSSPSSLTHCHPLPPPQHLGMYMPYPHPSHPSHASSPSLASHLPPPHPQIHPQLQALSSRGTVPQSSIPHQAGLSLGSMAAASTPPLQVSPPLHSQAHLGGLPSPHHQHQQLSGHSLGMTHSPTITQGYHHSLQSEYQPVGGGMLNGAVLSSSVDYHQLGRHTPNHHPTLDWSTDYHGNGGLQRDKPLYLS